A DNA window from Paenibacillus andongensis contains the following coding sequences:
- a CDS encoding helix-turn-helix domain-containing protein: MFKEVADRIRFYRKVANLTQEQLSELVEIDRSYLGKIERGEINISLETISRIADALKIEPIELFERPLKSYRKDKKEVLEKINVILESQTTEELKMTYIILNDVRKYKEIR, encoded by the coding sequence ATGTTTAAAGAAGTAGCTGATCGTATTCGGTTCTACCGTAAAGTTGCAAATCTAACTCAGGAGCAGTTAAGCGAACTCGTAGAGATTGACAGATCGTATCTTGGTAAAATTGAACGTGGAGAAATCAATATATCATTAGAAACTATAAGCAGAATTGCCGATGCCTTAAAAATTGAACCGATTGAATTATTTGAAAGGCCACTAAAGTCTTATAGAAAAGATAAAAAAGAGGTGTTAGAGAAAATTAATGTTATTCTCGAAAGTCAGACCACGGAAGAGTTAAAGATGACTTATATAATTTTAAATGACGTGCGTAAGTACAAAGAAATAAGATAA
- a CDS encoding DGQHR domain-containing protein, which yields MNQLPNQLVIENVVQYKQRGKVCYSGSILATTALTVIYVKPFDDPSGKGYQRPVIQKKCSEFATYLSKGDSALFPPILLNSESSWEFVPYDKQRPSFGRLICNRKASLLDGQHRLGGIKIYIQETNSELNIPFVAFHFLDYEEEIELFDTINTKGKQIGSSLSKYLLRHSDDLSWIATELALRNDSPFHNISTITGKRTPERHVTLQNLYRFLEILTKSPHVSRLSKDDRLMLALIYFNSLKDHFSNEWSNYKEFRITHIVCLNALSIVGAAVLSACVSQDKKQIDYNRIDKFVKKIKGIDWATSSSLRYIRGATGSKTLASEILNQILIEH from the coding sequence ATGAATCAATTACCTAATCAATTAGTTATTGAAAACGTCGTTCAATATAAGCAACGCGGAAAAGTATGTTATTCTGGTAGTATTTTAGCTACAACTGCATTAACAGTAATATACGTGAAACCTTTTGATGACCCCTCTGGTAAGGGATATCAAAGACCAGTGATTCAAAAAAAATGTAGTGAATTCGCTACATACTTATCAAAAGGAGACAGTGCGCTATTTCCTCCAATATTATTAAATTCAGAATCAAGTTGGGAATTCGTACCTTATGATAAACAAAGGCCAAGCTTCGGACGACTCATATGCAACAGAAAGGCCTCTCTACTTGATGGGCAGCACCGTCTTGGAGGTATTAAAATCTATATACAAGAAACAAATTCTGAACTTAACATTCCATTCGTCGCTTTCCATTTTCTTGATTACGAAGAAGAGATTGAACTTTTTGATACAATAAACACTAAAGGTAAACAAATTGGCAGTTCCCTAAGTAAATATTTACTACGACATTCAGACGATTTAAGCTGGATTGCCACTGAGTTGGCATTACGCAACGATAGTCCTTTTCATAATATTTCTACGATTACTGGAAAAAGAACGCCAGAACGCCATGTAACTCTTCAGAATCTATATCGTTTCCTAGAAATACTGACTAAATCCCCACATGTCTCCAGGTTATCAAAAGACGATAGACTAATGCTTGCTTTAATCTATTTTAATTCGCTAAAAGATCATTTCAGTAATGAATGGTCTAATTACAAAGAATTTAGAATTACCCATATCGTATGTTTAAATGCCTTGAGTATAGTCGGAGCAGCAGTTTTATCTGCCTGTGTATCCCAGGACAAGAAACAAATTGACTACAATCGTATTGATAAGTTTGTAAAGAAGATCAAAGGAATCGACTGGGCTACATCAAGTTCTCTACGATATATTCGTGGCGCAACAGGTTCAAAAACACTAGCCTCTGAAATACTAAACCAAATCCTAATCGAACATTAG
- a CDS encoding TerD family protein: MSISLTKGQKVDLTKTNPGLTKVVIGLGWDTNKYSGGKDFDLDASAFCVNASGKVGSESDFIFYNNTKNANSSIVHTGDNRTGDGDGDDEQINVDLSAVPADTDKIAFCITIHDAQARSQNFGQVSNAFVRIINESTGAELIRFDLGEDFSIETGVVVGELYRNNGEWKFSAIGSGYKDGLAGLARDYGLQTS; encoded by the coding sequence ATGTCAATTTCACTAACAAAAGGTCAAAAAGTAGATTTAACAAAAACAAACCCAGGATTAACGAAAGTTGTTATTGGTTTGGGATGGGATACGAATAAGTATAGCGGCGGGAAAGACTTCGACTTGGACGCTTCCGCATTTTGTGTAAATGCAAGTGGCAAAGTAGGATCTGAATCTGATTTTATTTTTTATAACAATACAAAGAATGCAAACAGTTCTATCGTACATACAGGCGATAATCGTACAGGTGATGGTGATGGAGACGATGAGCAAATCAATGTTGATTTGAGCGCAGTTCCGGCTGATACGGATAAAATCGCCTTCTGCATTACCATCCATGATGCACAAGCAAGATCTCAGAACTTCGGACAAGTTTCCAACGCCTTTGTACGGATAATTAATGAAAGCACTGGCGCAGAATTAATTCGGTTCGATCTTGGCGAGGATTTCTCTATTGAAACAGGTGTTGTAGTCGGGGAATTGTATCGTAATAACGGTGAGTGGAAATTCAGCGCAATCGGCAGTGGATATAAAGATGGACTTGCTGGGCTAGCTCGTGATTACGGCTTGCAAACATCCTAA
- a CDS encoding alpha/beta hydrolase has translation MIHGFTGSPSEFRRIGYVLRDEGYTIHAVKLPGHGTSPEEMIRTGWTDWYGHVLESYDELAAKCKSVVVMGHSMGGLLALKLAVERRAAGVVSLATPIFLTSRKLALAVLLQYFIKFVAKKPKQVSTLLDESCAYTKTPIRCVVSLLKLLKQVKRMLPEVEAPIWIGQGSKDGVVHQESAAFLHKRTSSQVKELRYYPESSHGLLLDQERELIYADITAFILSLKVAYYGVKETSTAH, from the coding sequence ATGATCCATGGGTTCACCGGGTCACCTTCGGAGTTTAGACGGATTGGATATGTACTCAGAGATGAGGGATACACCATCCATGCAGTCAAACTTCCAGGACACGGTACCTCACCTGAAGAGATGATACGAACCGGATGGACGGATTGGTATGGGCATGTGCTGGAGAGTTATGACGAACTTGCAGCGAAATGCAAAAGCGTTGTTGTTATGGGACATTCCATGGGCGGATTACTCGCCTTGAAGCTGGCTGTGGAACGTCGTGCGGCTGGGGTTGTTTCGCTGGCTACGCCTATTTTTCTGACATCAAGGAAGTTGGCGCTGGCCGTACTGCTGCAATATTTTATCAAATTTGTAGCCAAGAAGCCCAAACAAGTCTCCACGTTATTAGATGAGTCATGTGCATATACCAAAACGCCGATTCGGTGCGTAGTAAGCCTACTAAAGCTGTTAAAACAAGTGAAAAGAATGCTGCCTGAGGTTGAAGCACCGATATGGATCGGTCAAGGGAGCAAGGATGGTGTAGTCCATCAGGAAAGCGCAGCTTTTTTACATAAGCGCACTAGTTCACAAGTGAAAGAACTTCGATATTACCCAGAGTCATCCCATGGATTGCTGCTGGATCAAGAGAGAGAGCTTATCTACGCCGATATAACTGCGTTTATCCTTTCCCTGAAAGTGGCATACTATGGAGTAAAGGAAACAAGTACGGCGCATTAG
- a CDS encoding YHYH domain-containing protein: protein MKYKVLISSLVLLVTVTTSAVAHSGRTDSSGGHNCSASSKAKGLCSGYHYHNGGSSSSSGSSGSGSSSSGGSSTAPSTKAPTAPAPKKAEVIDTRLKATIPTYKISINGTQIDNAFAEYPVLTYKDITYFPMTWSYTQALAVEVNWSDDTGFSLRKTENKASLLTQKKGLYNSPFSEYIIDLPTFNVFVNDSWLDNYKEDYPLIVYKDITYFPMTWKFAVDELGLTINYDSTNGFSIKK from the coding sequence TTGAAATACAAAGTGTTAATTAGTTCATTAGTATTACTTGTAACTGTCACTACATCTGCAGTTGCTCACTCAGGGAGAACCGATTCTAGCGGTGGTCATAATTGTTCAGCCTCATCTAAGGCTAAAGGATTGTGCTCTGGTTATCATTATCATAACGGCGGAAGTTCTAGTAGTTCTGGAAGTTCAGGATCTGGCAGCAGCAGCTCAGGTGGTAGTTCTACAGCTCCTTCAACAAAAGCTCCAACAGCCCCAGCACCTAAAAAAGCAGAAGTTATTGATACTAGATTAAAAGCAACAATTCCCACTTACAAGATCTCGATAAACGGAACTCAAATTGATAACGCTTTTGCAGAATATCCGGTATTAACTTATAAAGATATCACGTATTTCCCGATGACTTGGAGCTACACTCAAGCCTTAGCTGTGGAAGTAAATTGGAGTGATGATACAGGTTTTTCATTAAGAAAAACCGAAAACAAGGCTTCACTCTTGACGCAAAAGAAAGGTCTGTATAACAGTCCTTTCTCCGAATATATCATTGATCTTCCAACATTTAATGTATTCGTAAACGACTCTTGGCTTGATAACTACAAAGAAGACTATCCATTAATTGTTTATAAGGATATTACTTATTTTCCGATGACTTGGAAGTTTGCCGTTGATGAACTTGGATTGACGATAAATTATGATTCTACAAATGGGTTTAGTATAAAGAAGTAA
- the secG gene encoding preprotein translocase subunit SecG, with protein sequence MVIFMKILLIIASVGLIAIVLLQKGKSAGLSGAISGGAEHLFGKQKARGLELFLSRFTMGLAAAFFILSIVVAYVVKA encoded by the coding sequence ATGGTAATCTTTATGAAAATTTTGTTAATCATAGCTTCGGTTGGATTAATTGCGATTGTACTTTTACAAAAAGGTAAAAGCGCAGGTTTGTCCGGTGCCATTTCTGGTGGTGCAGAACACTTATTTGGTAAGCAAAAAGCACGCGGTCTGGAACTATTTTTGTCCCGTTTCACGATGGGGCTTGCTGCTGCATTTTTCATTCTTTCCATTGTCGTAGCATACGTTGTAAAGGCCTAA
- a CDS encoding YcnI family copper-binding membrane protein: protein MKKLYSILISTMLSMILLSGIASAHVSVLPSEAKQGSYEKFTVRVPNEKDIPTVKVEVKFPIDDVAISRFAQTPGWKYEAVKDASGKITSAIWTATGDGVLAGEFIEFETQGKVGDKATSISWKAYQTYKDGSVVEWTGAAGSDKPASVTKVVAGAGTDSHGQPLAGAASEKSSNNSSLTWALYIAGCALVVALLALFINFRKSSK from the coding sequence ATGAAAAAATTGTATTCGATTTTAATTAGTACGATGTTAAGCATGATCTTATTATCTGGTATTGCAAGCGCACATGTTAGCGTATTGCCGAGTGAAGCAAAGCAAGGCTCTTATGAGAAATTCACGGTTCGAGTTCCAAACGAAAAAGACATCCCAACAGTGAAAGTTGAAGTTAAATTTCCTATAGATGATGTTGCCATCTCTCGCTTTGCACAAACACCTGGATGGAAGTACGAAGCTGTGAAAGATGCTTCTGGCAAAATTACAAGCGCGATCTGGACTGCTACAGGTGATGGCGTACTCGCAGGCGAATTCATTGAATTCGAGACGCAAGGAAAAGTTGGTGACAAAGCTACCTCCATTTCATGGAAAGCATATCAAACTTACAAAGATGGATCGGTTGTAGAATGGACAGGCGCTGCTGGTTCCGATAAACCGGCCTCCGTAACGAAGGTTGTGGCAGGTGCTGGTACGGATAGCCACGGACAACCCCTTGCAGGTGCCGCGAGCGAAAAAAGCAGTAACAATAGCTCATTAACTTGGGCATTATATATCGCTGGTTGCGCCCTTGTCGTCGCTTTACTTGCTTTGTTTATTAACTTCCGAAAATCAAGCAAGTAA
- a CDS encoding CBO0543 family protein: MLLGSRGVRNILLNICLGFIIPWIFGVFLYKKAPNIVIIIFPVASIVSSFINAIGFHIEFWDFTPLIEDDETISALPFDIGLYPLAACLAIYWIEVKKTNHILTLITLSILLTGIEYIGFILHKVQYGHGWNIGWTFVSYLIAAITAYGYYVLAKNHGINFKGNQSS, translated from the coding sequence ATGTTACTTGGCTCGAGAGGAGTGAGAAATATTCTATTAAACATATGCTTAGGTTTTATTATCCCTTGGATATTTGGTGTTTTTTTATATAAAAAGGCCCCGAACATTGTAATAATCATATTTCCAGTCGCCTCTATTGTCTCTTCATTTATTAACGCAATCGGATTTCATATAGAGTTTTGGGACTTCACACCTTTGATTGAAGATGATGAAACGATATCTGCACTTCCCTTTGATATTGGACTGTATCCATTAGCAGCATGCTTAGCAATATATTGGATTGAAGTTAAGAAAACTAATCACATATTGACCCTAATTACGCTAAGTATCTTATTAACTGGGATTGAGTACATTGGATTCATACTTCATAAAGTTCAATATGGTCATGGTTGGAATATTGGCTGGACCTTTGTTTCTTATTTAATAGCTGCAATTACTGCATATGGATACTACGTTCTTGCGAAAAATCATGGGATTAACTTTAAAGGTAATCAGTCAAGTTGA
- the rnr gene encoding ribonuclease R, translating to MTTDKEIISLMQEEAYKPMSYKELEKYFGIESANEFKDFIKLLNQLEESGHIVRGGNDRYGVPERMNLVRGKLQAHAKGFGFLIPDDRDHPDVYINAHDLNTAMNGDIVFVKITARSQGGGRLEGEVVRVITRANTQIVGVFQSQETFGFVIADDKRVSRDIFIPQHAFMGAVTGQKVVVKIVNYPEGRSAAEGEIIEILGHKDDPGVDILAIVRKHQLPEAFQEDVLAEADAAPDSITEEEIIGQGRRDLRSKRIVTIDGEDAKDLDDAVNVELLENGNFRLGVHIADVSYYVREGTALDIEAYNRGCSVYLTDRVIPMLPHRLSNGICSLNPRVDRLTMSCEMEFDENLKVVNHEIFTSVIKTSERMTYTNVRKLLTGEAEPDIVEKYAYLMEDFKRMEELAARLRSRRMKRGAIDFDFEESKIIVDSEGKPTDIVKRERSVAEMMIEEFMLAANETVAEHFSWMKVPFLYRVHEDPDSEKLMNFMEFVTNFGYSVKGKGNSVHPRALQALLEEIKGTPEETVLSKIMLRSMKQARYDAQSLGHFGLAAEFYSHFTSPIRRYPDLIIHRVIREVLESGGTLSDKRHEYLSSRMSDIAQQSSERERVAVDAERETEALKKAQYMLDKVGEEFEGIISSVTGFGMFVELDNTVEGLIRLSDLTDDYYNFHERQFALIGERTSKIYRIGDEIKIRVARVNMDEHTIDFELLDMKPRKEGGFSRGGGGGKPPFKGAAGFKGFRGGSNKGKPEKGKGGFADKGKGGYAKNQGAGGGERGKDRAGAGGTGEGKGRAERVGRGGAEGVGQGRGARGAAEGVGQGRGARGAAEGVGQGRGGARGATEGIGQERGAGRAAGGAARRIEAAARADGGAGQGRGEDSGRAEGGVWRAEGGSGQGKSRRGKAGSTPWSEKRGRGGAGRGKAGGPKLSEGGSLSARLESVGAGRTESGVARGESKRGRGGIALGGEAQAGGGSSAERSAGGSDWASGVNALAKGGRRRSDDGDGSKKRRR from the coding sequence ATGACGACAGATAAAGAAATCATAAGTTTGATGCAAGAAGAGGCTTATAAGCCTATGTCCTATAAAGAACTTGAGAAATATTTTGGGATTGAGAGTGCAAATGAGTTTAAGGATTTTATTAAATTGTTGAATCAATTAGAGGAAAGTGGTCACATTGTCAGAGGCGGAAATGACCGCTACGGCGTTCCTGAACGAATGAATTTGGTGAGAGGTAAGCTGCAGGCACATGCCAAAGGCTTCGGATTTTTAATTCCAGATGATCGGGACCACCCGGATGTATACATTAATGCCCATGATCTAAATACCGCGATGAATGGCGACATTGTCTTCGTCAAGATAACCGCGAGGAGTCAAGGCGGAGGCCGGCTGGAAGGCGAAGTCGTGCGAGTTATTACGCGTGCGAATACGCAAATTGTTGGTGTTTTTCAGAGTCAGGAGACGTTTGGTTTCGTTATCGCGGATGATAAGCGTGTGTCTCGGGACATTTTCATCCCTCAGCATGCCTTCATGGGCGCTGTTACGGGGCAAAAAGTTGTCGTCAAGATTGTAAACTATCCAGAGGGACGTTCTGCTGCTGAAGGAGAAATTATCGAGATCCTTGGCCACAAAGATGATCCAGGTGTTGATATTTTGGCTATCGTACGTAAACACCAACTGCCAGAGGCTTTCCAAGAGGACGTTCTGGCGGAGGCAGATGCCGCACCGGATTCCATTACGGAAGAAGAAATTATTGGTCAAGGACGGCGGGATCTTCGTTCTAAGCGTATTGTAACGATTGACGGTGAAGATGCGAAAGACTTGGATGACGCGGTAAACGTGGAGCTTTTGGAAAATGGCAACTTCCGTTTGGGTGTGCATATTGCCGATGTGAGCTATTATGTGCGGGAAGGCACTGCATTGGATATTGAAGCCTATAATCGCGGCTGCTCCGTGTATTTGACTGATCGTGTTATTCCAATGCTGCCTCATAGATTATCTAACGGGATATGCTCGCTCAATCCACGTGTAGATCGTTTAACCATGTCTTGCGAGATGGAGTTCGATGAGAATCTAAAAGTGGTAAACCACGAAATTTTCACGAGTGTTATTAAAACTAGTGAACGCATGACGTATACGAATGTACGTAAGCTTCTGACAGGTGAAGCAGAGCCGGACATTGTTGAAAAATATGCCTATTTGATGGAAGATTTCAAACGAATGGAAGAGCTGGCTGCAAGGCTGCGTTCCAGACGGATGAAGCGCGGAGCGATTGATTTTGACTTCGAGGAGTCTAAAATTATCGTTGATTCCGAAGGCAAACCTACGGATATTGTAAAAAGAGAACGTTCCGTCGCTGAAATGATGATCGAAGAATTCATGCTGGCTGCGAATGAAACGGTTGCTGAGCATTTTTCATGGATGAAAGTACCTTTCTTATACCGTGTTCATGAAGACCCTGATTCTGAGAAGCTGATGAATTTCATGGAGTTTGTAACGAACTTCGGGTATTCCGTTAAAGGCAAAGGGAATTCCGTACATCCACGGGCTTTGCAGGCGCTTTTGGAAGAGATTAAAGGGACTCCCGAAGAGACGGTTCTTAGTAAAATTATGCTTCGCTCCATGAAACAGGCTCGCTATGATGCGCAGAGTTTGGGGCATTTCGGCTTGGCGGCGGAATTTTATTCGCACTTTACATCGCCAATTCGTCGTTACCCGGATTTAATTATTCATCGAGTGATTCGTGAGGTGCTGGAAAGCGGCGGTACGCTATCTGATAAGCGTCATGAATATTTGTCATCACGGATGAGTGATATTGCGCAGCAATCCTCGGAGCGTGAGCGAGTTGCGGTCGATGCGGAACGTGAGACGGAAGCGTTGAAGAAAGCTCAGTACATGCTGGATAAAGTCGGCGAGGAATTCGAAGGTATTATCTCCAGCGTTACCGGTTTCGGTATGTTCGTGGAGCTCGACAATACGGTTGAAGGCTTGATTCGCCTTAGCGATTTGACTGACGATTATTATAATTTCCATGAGAGACAGTTTGCTCTCATCGGTGAACGTACGTCCAAGATCTATCGAATCGGGGATGAAATCAAGATTCGCGTAGCTCGTGTCAATATGGATGAGCATACGATTGATTTTGAACTGCTCGATATGAAGCCTCGCAAAGAGGGCGGGTTTAGTCGCGGCGGCGGTGGAGGAAAGCCTCCCTTCAAGGGGGCGGCTGGATTTAAGGGCTTCAGAGGTGGATCCAACAAAGGCAAACCCGAAAAAGGTAAGGGCGGATTTGCCGATAAAGGCAAAGGTGGCTATGCGAAAAATCAGGGTGCTGGTGGTGGAGAGCGTGGCAAAGATAGAGCCGGAGCTGGTGGTACGGGTGAAGGTAAGGGAAGAGCTGAGAGAGTTGGACGTGGCGGGGCTGAAGGAGTAGGTCAAGGGCGTGGAGCTCGAGGAGCTGCTGAGGGAGTAGGTCAAGGGCGTGGAGCTCGAGGGGCGGCTGAAGGAGTAGGTCAAGGACGTGGCGGAGCTCGAGGAGCGACTGAAGGAATAGGTCAAGAGCGTGGAGCGGGACGTGCTGCAGGAGGCGCAGCTCGTAGGATTGAAGCCGCAGCGCGTGCTGATGGCGGAGCAGGGCAAGGGCGCGGTGAAGATTCTGGACGCGCAGAAGGTGGAGTATGGCGTGCAGAGGGCGGCTCAGGCCAGGGCAAATCGCGGCGCGGGAAGGCTGGGAGCACGCCGTGGAGCGAGAAGCGCGGCCGAGGTGGAGCTGGCCGCGGCAAAGCGGGCGGTCCTAAGCTGAGCGAAGGCGGCAGCTTGAGCGCAAGGCTTGAATCTGTCGGCGCGGGGCGGACAGAGAGCGGTGTTGCCCGCGGCGAAAGTAAGCGCGGCCGCGGTGGGATTGCGCTTGGGGGCGAAGCCCAAGCGGGTGGCGGTTCGTCTGCTGAGCGCAGCGCAGGCGGTAGTGATTGGGCGAGCGGCGTGAACGCGCTCGCCAAGGGTGGTCGTCGTCGGAGCGACGACGGCGATGGCAGCAAGAAGCGGCGGAGATAA
- a CDS encoding HNH endonuclease produces the protein MITVLNVDGQKLTPCVLDRAWREVNRARAVWIDEQTIQLLYNPFSFRDYRKTALKRDKYTCLWCGRPATTVDHIVPSSKGGSDLPQNLLAACMECNTKRGNRSAFSYFIEKVFSVPNLIKLSYRIIKAKHNHRQTNRCKYSFTA, from the coding sequence ATGATAACAGTGCTCAATGTGGATGGTCAGAAACTAACCCCATGTGTGCTTGACCGGGCTTGGCGGGAAGTTAACCGAGCTCGTGCCGTCTGGATCGACGAGCAGACAATCCAATTACTTTACAACCCATTTTCATTTCGAGACTATCGAAAAACTGCATTAAAACGGGATAAATACACATGTTTGTGGTGCGGACGTCCCGCAACGACGGTAGATCATATTGTCCCCTCAAGCAAAGGCGGCTCAGATCTTCCCCAAAACTTACTCGCTGCTTGCATGGAATGCAACACGAAACGAGGAAACCGTTCAGCGTTTTCATATTTTATAGAAAAAGTATTTTCCGTGCCGAATCTTATAAAGCTTTCTTACCGCATCATTAAAGCTAAACATAATCATCGTCAAACGAACCGATGTAAGTACTCATTCACCGCCTGA
- a CDS encoding tellurite resistance TerB family protein → MSTFKSWFSNAKTGLSDQVKKFKNKDFLDAVVAGCAIVSAADGSIGNAEKEKMIGYISRSEELKVFEVSDVIARFNHFAGNFEFSGIIGKQEALKVISKFNNKPEVGRIIIAVCCAIGAADGDFDDNEKKVVRDICTTLNLNANEFSL, encoded by the coding sequence ATGAGTACATTCAAATCATGGTTTTCAAATGCCAAAACAGGCTTGTCGGATCAAGTGAAAAAATTTAAAAATAAAGATTTTTTGGATGCAGTGGTTGCAGGTTGTGCGATTGTATCGGCGGCTGATGGCAGCATTGGCAATGCAGAAAAGGAAAAAATGATTGGTTATATCAGCAGAAGCGAAGAACTTAAAGTATTTGAAGTCAGCGATGTAATTGCTCGCTTTAATCATTTTGCCGGTAACTTTGAGTTTTCGGGCATTATTGGTAAGCAAGAAGCGCTTAAGGTAATATCCAAATTTAACAATAAGCCAGAAGTTGGCCGCATCATCATTGCGGTATGCTGCGCTATTGGAGCTGCAGACGGAGATTTTGACGACAATGAGAAGAAAGTTGTTAGAGATATTTGCACAACGCTTAACCTTAATGCTAATGAATTTAGTCTGTAA
- the smpB gene encoding SsrA-binding protein SmpB produces MATKKADGKLLAQNKKASHDYFIEETYECGLVLTGTEIKSLRAGKANIGDSFSTIRNGEAFVHNMHISPFDQGNRSNPEDPTRTRKLLLKKAQIAKMLGQAKQEGYTLVPLKVYIRNGYAKLLVGIGKGKKQFDKRESAAKKDAQRDIQRALREKQKIAR; encoded by the coding sequence GTGGCAACGAAAAAGGCCGATGGCAAATTGCTCGCCCAGAACAAAAAGGCTTCACACGACTACTTTATTGAAGAAACGTATGAATGCGGTCTTGTCCTGACCGGCACGGAGATCAAATCCTTACGGGCAGGTAAAGCAAACATAGGCGATAGCTTTTCGACTATTCGCAATGGCGAAGCATTTGTACACAACATGCATATTAGTCCTTTTGATCAAGGCAACCGAAGTAATCCGGAAGATCCAACACGGACGCGGAAGCTGCTCTTAAAAAAGGCGCAGATCGCCAAGATGCTAGGGCAGGCAAAGCAAGAAGGTTACACCCTCGTTCCACTGAAGGTGTATATCCGAAATGGTTACGCCAAGCTTTTGGTCGGCATAGGCAAAGGGAAGAAGCAGTTCGACAAGCGTGAATCCGCAGCGAAAAAGGATGCACAGCGAGACATTCAACGTGCTCTGCGTGAGAAGCAGAAGATTGCCAGATAG
- a CDS encoding hemolysin family protein → MLINLLLIVILILLTALFVATEFAVIRIRPSRVDQMVLEGKKNAFAVQTVTSNLDGYLSACQLGITITALGLGWLGEPTVEQLLGPLFESIGIGETLTHILSFSIAFISITYIHVVLGELAPKTLAIQKAEAISILTAPLIIYFYKIMYPFIWILNGSATQLVKIFGVKPASEHEEAHSEEEIRIILSDSYLSGKINKSEYGYVNRIFSFDDLLAREIMVPRTDMICLYADKSLEENMSIITKEQYTRFPVAKESKDHIIGFVNTKQFFLSYLNNPDFNFKGLLQPIMTIPEGMPVKSLLKKMQRENVHMALLLDEYGGTSGLITIEDILEEIVGEIRDEFDKDELKEIETIAEGHYLVDGITSLNEMNYVLGTDIQDENVDSIGGWLYSKQPELRIDEEWQYNSLTFIVRERDKNRIRKIEIIKR, encoded by the coding sequence ATGCTTATTAATTTATTACTAATTGTAATTCTTATCTTACTCACTGCTCTATTTGTCGCTACAGAATTCGCTGTTATTCGGATTCGTCCTAGCCGCGTAGACCAAATGGTTTTAGAAGGTAAGAAGAATGCGTTCGCTGTTCAAACGGTTACCTCTAACTTGGATGGGTACTTATCAGCGTGTCAGTTGGGTATCACGATTACGGCTTTAGGGCTTGGTTGGCTAGGTGAGCCAACTGTCGAACAGCTCCTCGGTCCCTTGTTTGAATCAATTGGAATAGGTGAAACCTTAACTCATATTTTATCTTTTAGTATCGCATTTATATCCATTACATATATCCATGTTGTGCTTGGTGAACTAGCTCCCAAAACGTTAGCCATCCAGAAAGCAGAAGCCATATCTATTTTAACAGCTCCATTAATCATCTATTTTTATAAAATAATGTATCCTTTTATTTGGATCTTAAATGGTTCGGCCACCCAGCTTGTGAAAATTTTTGGAGTCAAACCTGCAAGTGAACACGAGGAAGCTCATTCCGAAGAGGAAATTCGTATTATTTTATCTGACAGTTATTTAAGCGGGAAAATTAATAAATCAGAATACGGTTATGTAAACCGCATATTTTCATTTGACGATTTGTTAGCGCGAGAAATCATGGTCCCACGTACGGATATGATTTGCCTTTACGCGGATAAATCACTTGAAGAGAACATGAGCATTATTACAAAGGAACAATACACTCGTTTTCCTGTAGCTAAAGAAAGCAAAGATCATATCATAGGATTCGTAAACACAAAGCAATTTTTCTTGAGTTACCTCAATAACCCAGATTTCAACTTCAAAGGATTGCTACAACCGATAATGACTATACCGGAAGGTATGCCGGTAAAATCCCTGCTCAAAAAGATGCAGCGTGAAAACGTTCATATGGCCTTGCTTTTAGATGAATACGGTGGGACGTCAGGTTTGATTACGATTGAAGATATTCTTGAGGAAATTGTCGGTGAAATTCGTGATGAATTCGATAAAGATGAACTAAAAGAAATAGAGACCATAGCTGAAGGTCACTACCTAGTTGATGGTATCACCTCTTTAAACGAAATGAATTACGTATTAGGAACTGACATTCAAGACGAGAATGTGGATTCTATTGGTGGATGGTTATACAGTAAGCAGCCAGAATTGAGAATAGATGAAGAATGGCAGTATAACTCTTTGACATTCATTGTGCGTGAAAGAGATAAGAATCGAATACGTAAAATTGAGATTATTAAAAGATAA